Proteins found in one Salminus brasiliensis chromosome 13, fSalBra1.hap2, whole genome shotgun sequence genomic segment:
- the LOC140575464 gene encoding extracellular calcium-sensing receptor-like, giving the protein MGMLRAMNLFLLLCTQICSACKLVGKFEMQDMFKEGDIMIGGIFPISNKQENALASFKVKPPKPQCKGFDLRSFRWTRIMMFAIDEINRDDRLLPNISLGYRILDSCASPSNVLRAALTLVSGSEEKESQCHPPPITALVAESGSTQSLVVAEALGPFRVPMVSYFSACACLSDKRKYPTFFRTIPSDYHQAKALALLVKQFGWTWIGALQSDNDYGQYGIAAFTKEVEGLGVCIAFVGRILRTYPHSKILEVVEMIKQSSVKVILAVVAEGDLYPLMQEVVRQNITGIQWIATVGWITADRPSTPEMFKSFGGTIGFVVQKKAILKLGPVLKDINPYKDSESGFVSDFWETIVGCRPLSSVNVLQNSTKICTGDEKVDYTNKFYDVTQLRDAYKVYQAVYAIAHALHRVVFCERPGSSVLRQCLNLSEITPELVSEHLKDVHFVDAFGEEVYFDQNGDPPASYELINWQLREGEVQHIPVGYFSISENGIYNLVIQEDKIVWNTGNLTPKAVCSEICPHGTRIAQIKGLPVCCFDCIPCADGSISNATGAVDCIICPIEYWSNERKDSCVMKVTEFLSYTETMGIVLVALSLFGAGLTFSTMVVFIHFRETPIVKANNSELSLLLLVSLIYCFLCPLTFIGEPTVWSCMLRHTAFGVTFALCISCVLGKTIVVVTAFRATLPGSNLAGKFGPAQQRGIVCSCTAIQVVICILWLKISPPFPDKVFEQHNKKIILECNTGSDAAFYSVLGYVSLLAVICLVLAFLARKLPDNFNEAKVITFSMLIFCAVWITFIPAYISSPGKYTVAVEIFAILSSAFGLLLCIFMPKCYIILIKPERNTKKHMMGKNPKHGM; this is encoded by the exons ATGGGTATGCTTAGAGCAATGAATCTATTTCTTTTGCTCTGCACGCAAATATGCTCTGCATGTAAACTCGTGGGTAAGTTTGAAATGCAAGATAtgttcaaagaaggagacatcATGATAGGGGGCATTTTCCCTATTTCTAACAAGCAGGAAAATGCCCTTGCTTCATTTAAGGTAAAACCACCTAAACCTCAATGCAAAGG GTTTGACCTGCGATCATTCCGATGGACAAGGATCATGATGTTTGCAATAGATGAAATAAATAGAGATGATCGTTTGCTTCCTAACATCTCTCTGGGATACAGAATATTGGACTCTTGTGCCTCTCCTAGTAATGTTTTGAGAGCTGCACTTACTTTGGTGAGCGGATCAGAGGAAAAGGAATCTCAGTGTCATCCACCTCCTATAAcagctcttgtagctgaatcaGGATCTACCCAGTCTTTAGTTGTGGCTGAGGCACTTGGGCCCTTCAGAGTGCCGATG GTTAGCTACTTTTCAGCTTGTGCATGTTTAAGTGACAAAAGAAAATATCCAACATTTTTTCGCACAATACCGAGTGACTACCATCAAGCAAAGGCTCTAGCTCTCCTGGTCAAACAATTTGGGTGGACGTGGATTGGAGCGCTGCAATCTGATAATGACTATGGACAATACGGGATTGCAGCCTTTACAAAAGAAGTAGAAGGGCTTGGAGTTTGCATTGCGTTTGTCGGCAGAATTTTACGGACGTATCCCCATAGTAAAATTCTTGAAGTTGTTGAAATGATAAAACAATCAAGCGTGAAGGTGATCCTAGCAGTTGTGGCAGAAGGTGATCTCTATCCTTTAATGCAAGAAGTGGTAAGACAGAACATCACTGGAATACAGTGGATTGCAACTGTAGGTTGGATAACTGCAGACAGACCATCCactccagagatgttcaaatCATTCGGAGGGACAATTGGATTTGTGGTCCAAAAAAAGGCCATACTCAAACTGGGACCTGTTCTCAAAGATATCAACCCTTACAAAGATTCAGAATCCGGTTTTGTCAGTGACTTCTGGGAAACAATAGTTGGTTGTAGGCCTCTGTCTTCGGTAAATGTTttacaaaacagcacaaaaataTGCACAGGAGATGAGAAGGTGGATTACACAAACAAATTCTACGATGTCACACAACTCAGAGATGCATATAAAGTCTATCAAGCAGTTTATGCGATTGCACATGCACTTCATCGAGTGGTCTTTTGTGAAAGGCCTGGAAGCAGTGTGTTGAGGCAGTGTCTCAACTTATCAGAGATAACTCCAGAACTG GTAAGTGAGCACTTAAAAGATGTACATTTTGTGGATGCATTTGGGGAGGAGGTATACTTTGATCAGAATGGAGACCCACCTGCTTCATATGAACTCATAAACTGGCAGCTGAGAGAAGGGGAAGTGCAACATATTCCAGTAGGCTATTTCAGCATCTCTGAAAATGGAATATACAACCTTGTTATACAAGAAGACAAGATTGTTTGGAACACAGGAAATCTG ACTCCAAAAGCTGTTTGCTCCGAAATCTGTCCACATGGAACAAGGATAGCACAAATTAAAGGACTCCCTGTCTGCTGCTTTGACTGCATCCCATGTGCTGATGGTTCTATATCCAATGCAACAG GAGCAGTGGATTGTATCATTTGCCCTATAGAGTACTGGTCTAATGAGAGAAAGGACAGTTGCGTTATGAAGGTCACAGAGTTCCTATCATATACTGAAACAATGGGGATTGTCCTGGTGGCTCTGTCACTATTCGGTGCAGGTTTAACATTTTCTACAATGGTGGTGTTCATACATTTCAGAGAAACACCAATAGTAAAAGCTAATAATTCAGAACTGAGCTTACTGCTACttgtctctctaatctactgcTTCCTCTGTCCTCTCACATTCATCGGGGAGCCCACAGTCTGGTCCTGCATGTTGCGCCATACAGCATTCGGCGTAACATTCGCCCTCTGCATTTCCTGTGTGCTGGGGAAAACCATAGTTGTTGTAACTGCTTTCAGAGCAACATTACCTGGTAGCAACTTGGCGGGAAAGTTTGGGCCAGCACAACAAAGGGGCATAGTGTGTTCATGTACAGCAATTCAAGTTGTCATCTGTATTCTCTGGTTAAAGATctcaccaccatttccagataaagtgtttgagcagcataataaaaaaattattttagaaTGTAACACAGGCTCAGATGCTGCATTTTATTCTGTTCTAGGATACGTAAGCTTACTCGCTGTGATTTGTTTggttttagcctttttagccagaAAGCTGCCTGACAACTTTAATGAAGCTAAAGTCATCACATTCAGCATGCTCATATTCTGTGCTGTTTGGATCACCTTTATTCCAGCTTATATCAGCTCCCCTGGCAAGTACACAGTAGCTGTAGAGATCTTTGCAATTCTGTCTTCTGCCTTTGGTTTACTGTTATGCATTTTTATGCCAAAATGTTATATTATTCTAATAAAACCAGAGAGAAACACAAAGAAACATATGATGGGAAAAAATCCAAAACATGGCATGTGA